In the genome of Pediococcus claussenii ATCC BAA-344, one region contains:
- a CDS encoding RNA-binding S4 domain-containing protein: protein MRLDKFLKVSRIIKRRTLAKEVADQGRILINDKVAKSSSNLMNGDTVEIRFGNKTLVIKVEQLLDTTKKEDAERMYSIVEEKYVHDFRE, encoded by the coding sequence ATGAGATTAGATAAATTTTTAAAAGTATCGAGAATTATTAAACGTAGAACTTTAGCCAAAGAAGTGGCAGATCAAGGCCGCATTTTGATTAATGATAAAGTGGCTAAATCCTCTTCTAATCTAATGAATGGAGATACAGTTGAAATTCGATTTGGAAATAAAACCCTAGTCATCAAGGTTGAACAATTGCTTGATACAACCAAAAAAGAAGATGCCGAAAGAATGTATTCGATTGTAGAAGAAAAATATGTTCATGATTTCAGAGAATAA
- a CDS encoding FtsB family cell division protein translates to MASNAKSGLVKRERTGHRATGAVNPYVRARKQRFYAILGTFIVFASIFTFQIVHTKVTLAEVNQQAVAQKASLVKATDDQALLKDKVKQMNNKDYLQQVVRDKYLFTKKGETVYNLPADADK, encoded by the coding sequence GTGGCGAGTAATGCGAAAAGTGGTTTGGTTAAAAGAGAACGAACAGGACACCGCGCAACGGGTGCTGTAAATCCATACGTCCGCGCTAGAAAACAGCGCTTTTATGCGATTTTAGGTACCTTTATTGTGTTTGCTAGTATTTTTACTTTTCAAATTGTCCATACAAAAGTCACTTTGGCAGAAGTTAATCAACAGGCCGTAGCTCAAAAAGCAAGCTTAGTTAAAGCGACTGATGACCAAGCCTTGTTGAAGGATAAAGTTAAACAGATGAACAATAAAGATTATTTGCAACAGGTGGTGCGCGATAAGTATCTTTTCACTAAGAAGGGTGAGACAGTGTATAATTTGCCTGCCGACGCAGATAAATAA
- a CDS encoding S1 domain-containing RNA-binding protein has translation MAIDVGTKVTGKVSGITNFGAFIDLGDHQSGLVHISEVSNKFIKDVHDVLTVGDEVEAKVISVDKGKIALSIKATLPKEQQARPQMRSRVHSGGMRTPKKVANNKPVEKDFDSLLSSFMKDSESRLSSLKRNTDGKRGGRGGRRG, from the coding sequence ATGGCAATTGACGTTGGGACGAAGGTAACTGGAAAAGTATCTGGAATCACAAATTTTGGTGCGTTTATTGATCTTGGTGATCATCAATCCGGGTTGGTACACATTAGCGAAGTTTCTAATAAATTTATTAAAGATGTACATGATGTATTAACGGTTGGCGATGAAGTTGAAGCTAAGGTTATTTCGGTTGATAAGGGGAAGATAGCACTTTCCATTAAGGCAACGTTGCCAAAAGAACAACAAGCACGGCCTCAAATGCGTTCAAGGGTACATAGTGGTGGGATGCGTACTCCTAAAAAAGTTGCAAATAATAAACCCGTTGAAAAGGATTTTGATTCACTGCTTTCCAGCTTCATGAAGGATAGTGAATCGCGTCTTTCAAGTTTGAAGCGAAATACAGACGGAAAAAGAGGCGGTCGTGGCGGCCGTCGAGGTTAA
- the tilS gene encoding tRNA lysidine(34) synthetase TilS codes for MDEIVKAVKKQFGFNPRDTVILAISGGVDSMVLLNVFLELAKQTHMTIVIAHVNHQLREQSTLEEQFLKEWAAKHHVQIEIAHWQVGLTIKTSVEEAARNFRYNFFADVMKKYQAGYVATAHNLNDQAETFLMKLVRGGIVGELGAIQAKHNFGSGEIIRPMLEFPKKYIKKVAVAENIEWYEDETNGSDDYLRNRIRHRIIPQLETENAQVLSHIMDYSQQIQEQSEFLVQYADIELTKLARDSKYDFSKFILLDRVTKKLVLRQMITRENSNMELGNGKLTSLLHSLEHSQANAFFDLGQNFQLVREYDVFFVLKISRKRSKQASSRVLRLENTYSVNGGRLTLRIGKVDESIHDTFVFSANQLVFPLRIKPIDIDIKLGLKNGGHKTVRRELIDQKIPGSKRSQLVMVVDKNDQLIWIPGLKKSWLSQPFESNRTIYTMIFSNGGSF; via the coding sequence ATGGATGAAATAGTTAAAGCGGTAAAAAAACAATTTGGTTTTAATCCCAGAGATACGGTAATTCTCGCAATCTCAGGTGGGGTGGATTCCATGGTTTTGTTAAATGTATTTTTAGAATTAGCAAAACAGACCCATATGACAATCGTAATCGCACATGTGAACCATCAGTTGAGAGAACAAAGTACCCTAGAAGAACAGTTTTTAAAGGAATGGGCAGCAAAACACCATGTTCAAATTGAAATTGCACATTGGCAAGTGGGACTAACCATTAAAACAAGCGTTGAGGAAGCTGCTAGAAATTTTAGGTATAATTTCTTTGCGGATGTTATGAAAAAATATCAGGCGGGATACGTAGCCACCGCCCATAATTTAAATGATCAGGCAGAGACATTTTTAATGAAGCTTGTTCGCGGTGGAATTGTTGGGGAGTTAGGTGCAATCCAGGCAAAGCATAACTTTGGATCGGGTGAGATTATTCGACCAATGCTGGAATTTCCCAAAAAATATATTAAAAAAGTTGCAGTGGCAGAAAATATTGAATGGTACGAGGATGAGACTAATGGGTCGGATGATTATTTAAGAAATAGGATACGGCATAGAATAATCCCCCAGTTGGAAACAGAAAATGCTCAAGTTTTATCTCACATAATGGACTATAGCCAACAAATTCAAGAACAGAGTGAATTTTTAGTGCAGTACGCTGACATTGAATTAACGAAGCTAGCTAGGGATAGTAAGTATGATTTTTCAAAATTCATACTATTGGATAGAGTAACTAAAAAATTAGTATTAAGACAGATGATTACTAGAGAAAATTCCAACATGGAGTTGGGAAATGGCAAATTAACCAGCCTTTTACACAGTTTAGAACACAGCCAAGCAAATGCATTCTTTGATTTGGGACAAAACTTTCAGCTGGTTAGGGAATATGATGTTTTTTTTGTGTTGAAAATATCACGTAAAAGGAGTAAACAAGCCAGTTCACGTGTGTTAAGATTAGAGAACACATACAGTGTAAATGGTGGTAGACTAACCCTTCGGATTGGTAAGGTTGATGAATCAATCCATGACACCTTTGTGTTTAGTGCTAATCAGCTGGTGTTTCCACTAAGGATTAAGCCAATTGATATAGATATAAAACTTGGTTTAAAAAATGGTGGTCACAAGACTGTGCGACGCGAACTAATTGATCAAAAGATTCCGGGAAGTAAACGCTCACAGCTTGTAATGGTTGTGGATAAAAACGACCAATTGATTTGGATTCCTGGTCTCAAGAAGTCTTGGTTAAGCCAACCATTCGAGTCGAACCGAACCATTTACACAATGATATTTAGTAATGGAGGAAGCTTTTGA
- the hpt gene encoding hypoxanthine phosphoribosyltransferase, with amino-acid sequence MDNDIAKTLYSQNDIHEACVRLGEQLTTDYADKQPLVISVLSGAVFFTTDVVREMDVYADMDFIDVSSYNGGLESSGNIDLVTDLSTDVKGRDILIIEDIVDTGRTLKYIIELLYKRNAKSVKVCALMDKPTGRKIEVKADYVGFVVPDEFVVGYGLDYKGLYRNLPYVGVLKPEIYE; translated from the coding sequence ATGGACAACGATATAGCAAAAACGCTGTACAGCCAAAATGACATACATGAAGCATGTGTGAGGCTAGGAGAACAACTGACAACGGATTATGCTGACAAGCAGCCACTAGTTATTAGTGTACTTTCTGGAGCAGTTTTTTTTACAACAGATGTTGTACGTGAGATGGATGTTTATGCAGATATGGATTTTATTGATGTATCTAGTTATAACGGTGGTTTAGAATCATCAGGTAACATTGATTTGGTAACAGATTTGTCCACAGATGTAAAAGGACGAGATATTTTAATTATTGAAGATATTGTTGATACTGGAAGAACCTTGAAATACATAATTGAATTATTGTATAAACGTAACGCCAAGAGCGTGAAAGTTTGCGCTTTAATGGATAAACCGACTGGACGTAAGATCGAGGTTAAAGCTGATTACGTTGGATTTGTTGTGCCAGATGAATTTGTCGTCGGGTATGGATTGGATTACAAAGGACTTTACCGAAACTTGCCATACGTAGGTGTTTTAAAGCCTGAAATTTATGAATAA
- the ftsH gene encoding ATP-dependent zinc metalloprotease FtsH, with protein MNRNGNGLFRNSLFYIVVFLSVMGIIATVVGKGGSNQTSAISSSDFVSQLKKDNVKSFEIQPANGIYKVTGKYRSAQKDNTSSGLFPGTVSSTKVTGFTTSVLQNDTIVAQINKAASSEGVKMTTKQEESSGFWVQLLVTGLPLLIFIFFFYMMMGQAGQGGGNNRVMNFGKSKVKPADKAANKVRFSDVAGEEEEKQELVEVVEFLKDPRKFVQLGARIPAGVLLEGPPGTGKTLLAKAVAGEAGVPFYSISGSDFVEMFVGVGASRVRDLFEQAKKNSPSIIFIDEIDAVGRQRGNGVGGGHDEREQTLNQLLVEMDGFTGNEGVIVMAATNRSDVLDPALLRPGRFDRKILVGRPDVRGREAILKVHAKNKPIDSSVDLAEIAKQTPGFVGADLENLLNEAALLAARRNKKSIDAADLDEAEDRVIAGPAKKNAVVSKQERQTVAFHEAGHTIVGLVLNDARVVHKVTIVPRGRAGGYAIMLPREDQMLMSKKDAMEQIAGLMGGRAAEEIIFNQQSSGASNDFEQATQIARSMVTQYGMSDKIGQVELAAPGQSYYGENGPAYSEKTASVVDEEIRRFTSEGYEEAKRIINEHREQHKIIAEALLKYETLDEKQILSLFKTGKMPETAANSEFPSEKAATFEESKRELERKESERHQEAEKEIKTPNDANETTVFHPQHKDDDKE; from the coding sequence ATGAACAGGAATGGAAATGGACTTTTTCGAAATAGCCTTTTCTACATTGTGGTTTTTTTGAGCGTAATGGGAATCATCGCCACGGTCGTTGGCAAGGGTGGTAGTAACCAAACCTCCGCGATTTCGTCGAGTGATTTTGTTTCTCAACTTAAAAAAGACAACGTAAAGAGTTTCGAAATTCAGCCTGCTAATGGTATTTATAAGGTAACTGGTAAGTACCGTTCAGCACAAAAAGATAATACCTCTTCGGGATTATTCCCGGGAACTGTATCATCAACGAAAGTAACTGGTTTTACAACATCAGTTCTTCAAAATGACACGATAGTTGCCCAGATTAACAAGGCAGCTTCCTCTGAGGGTGTCAAGATGACAACCAAACAAGAAGAGTCCAGTGGATTTTGGGTTCAGTTGTTAGTGACTGGTTTACCGTTACTGATTTTCATTTTCTTCTTCTACATGATGATGGGACAAGCAGGTCAAGGCGGTGGTAATAACCGTGTGATGAACTTTGGTAAATCTAAAGTTAAACCTGCAGATAAAGCTGCGAATAAAGTTCGTTTCTCAGATGTTGCTGGGGAGGAAGAAGAGAAACAAGAACTTGTTGAAGTTGTTGAGTTCTTGAAAGATCCACGTAAGTTTGTTCAATTAGGAGCGCGAATACCGGCGGGTGTCCTTTTAGAGGGACCTCCAGGGACTGGTAAAACTTTACTAGCCAAGGCTGTTGCTGGTGAAGCTGGAGTACCGTTCTATTCAATTTCTGGTTCAGACTTCGTTGAGATGTTTGTTGGTGTTGGTGCTAGTCGTGTTCGTGATTTGTTTGAACAGGCTAAGAAGAATTCGCCATCGATTATTTTCATCGATGAAATTGACGCTGTTGGTCGTCAACGTGGTAATGGTGTTGGCGGTGGACATGATGAACGTGAACAGACATTGAACCAGTTGCTGGTTGAAATGGATGGTTTTACTGGTAATGAAGGTGTCATTGTTATGGCAGCTACTAACCGTTCAGATGTGCTTGATCCTGCTTTGCTACGTCCAGGCCGTTTTGATCGTAAGATCTTAGTCGGTCGTCCAGACGTTCGAGGGCGTGAAGCAATTTTGAAGGTACATGCTAAGAACAAACCGATTGATTCAAGTGTTGATTTGGCTGAAATTGCCAAACAAACTCCTGGTTTTGTTGGTGCTGACTTGGAAAACTTGTTGAATGAAGCTGCACTTTTAGCAGCTCGTAGAAATAAGAAGAGCATTGATGCTGCTGATTTAGATGAAGCTGAAGATCGCGTAATTGCTGGTCCAGCTAAGAAGAATGCAGTTGTTAGCAAGCAGGAACGGCAGACCGTGGCATTCCATGAAGCAGGTCATACGATTGTGGGACTTGTGTTAAATGATGCTCGTGTGGTCCATAAGGTTACAATTGTTCCACGTGGTCGTGCTGGTGGCTATGCTATCATGCTTCCTAGGGAAGATCAGATGTTGATGTCTAAGAAAGACGCTATGGAGCAGATTGCCGGTTTAATGGGTGGTCGTGCTGCTGAAGAGATCATCTTCAATCAACAGTCTTCCGGAGCTTCAAATGACTTTGAACAAGCAACTCAAATTGCACGTTCGATGGTTACTCAATATGGTATGAGTGACAAGATTGGTCAAGTTGAACTTGCTGCACCAGGGCAATCATATTATGGTGAAAACGGACCTGCGTACTCTGAAAAGACTGCATCGGTAGTTGATGAAGAGATTCGCCGTTTCACTTCTGAAGGTTATGAAGAAGCTAAACGAATCATTAATGAACACCGTGAGCAGCATAAGATTATTGCAGAAGCGTTATTGAAATATGAAACACTTGACGAAAAACAGATTCTCAGTTTATTTAAGACTGGTAAGATGCCAGAAACAGCTGCTAACTCTGAATTTCCAAGTGAAAAAGCTGCTACTTTTGAAGAATCTAAGCGTGAATTAGAACGTAAGGAATCTGAACGTCATCAGGAAGCGGAAAAAGAAATCAAAACACCAAATGATGCAAATGAGACAACTGTCTTCCATCCACAACATAAGGATGACGATAAAGAATAG
- the hslO gene encoding Hsp33 family molecular chaperone HslO: MKDYLVKSVINDGMFRAYALTSTNLVREAQKRHDTWSAATAALGRSLTATIMLASSVLKGTEKMTVKINGGGPVGTIVVDGNANGTVKGYLQNPHVSLPLKDDHHIDVGQAVGNEGIMAVTKEMEYGDPFTGQVGLASGEIGDDFTYYLAQSEQIPSSVGVSVFVNPDESVDVAGGFLIQVMPDATDEAIDILQKNLEELPLVSEMLREGLSPEQMLERIFKNDDIKILDRMDAKFACDCSKERFTKALISLPKDDVQDMINEDHGAEAQCSFCGNKYQFSEEDLEEIIKQH, encoded by the coding sequence ATGAAAGATTATTTGGTAAAAAGTGTTATTAATGATGGTATGTTTCGAGCATATGCTTTAACAAGCACCAATTTGGTACGGGAGGCACAGAAAAGGCATGATACTTGGAGTGCGGCAACTGCGGCTTTGGGGCGCTCTTTAACTGCAACTATTATGTTGGCTTCTTCTGTCTTAAAGGGAACTGAAAAGATGACTGTTAAGATTAATGGTGGTGGCCCAGTTGGGACGATTGTTGTCGATGGTAATGCCAACGGAACGGTTAAGGGTTATTTGCAGAATCCGCATGTTTCATTGCCACTAAAAGACGATCACCATATTGATGTTGGACAGGCAGTGGGTAACGAAGGTATCATGGCGGTTACAAAAGAAATGGAATATGGAGATCCTTTCACTGGACAGGTTGGATTAGCCTCTGGTGAAATCGGTGATGACTTCACTTATTACCTTGCACAATCAGAACAGATTCCTTCGTCTGTTGGGGTTTCGGTTTTTGTTAATCCAGATGAATCAGTGGATGTTGCTGGTGGATTTTTGATCCAAGTAATGCCGGATGCAACTGATGAGGCAATTGACATATTACAAAAGAATTTGGAAGAATTACCATTAGTTTCGGAAATGTTGCGAGAAGGTCTAAGTCCTGAACAGATGCTTGAACGCATTTTTAAAAATGATGACATAAAAATCTTAGATCGAATGGACGCTAAGTTTGCGTGCGATTGTAGCAAAGAAAGATTTACAAAAGCGCTAATTAGCCTTCCAAAAGATGATGTGCAAGACATGATCAATGAGGATCATGGTGCTGAAGCACAGTGCAGTTTTTGTGGAAATAAGTATCAATTTTCAGAAGAAGATTTAGAAGAGATTATAAAGCAACACTAG
- the dusB gene encoding tRNA dihydrouridine synthase DusB produces the protein MEWQIGDVTIPNQIVVAPMAGVTNSAFRMICKRFGAGLVVCEMISDRGIIYGNKKTLSMMNVDAHEHPMSIQIFGGTKETLVEAAKFVDQNTAADIIDINMGCPVNKVVNTEAGARWLLDPNKVYEMVSYVTDAVKKPVTVKMRTGWDSDHIFAVENALAAERAGAAALAMHGRTRKQMYTGHADWNILKDVAGQLHIPFMGNGDVKTPEDAKRMLDEVGADSVMMGRAVLGNPWELARVKAYLETGELIAEPTPSEKIKIAKEHLHGLVELKGDNIGPREFRTQAAYYLKGIPRSARTKVALNSADTEQEMIEIFNQFEDKIMSRV, from the coding sequence ATGGAGTGGCAAATTGGTGATGTAACAATTCCTAATCAGATCGTTGTAGCACCTATGGCAGGGGTGACTAATTCTGCTTTTAGGATGATCTGTAAACGTTTCGGAGCAGGCTTAGTTGTCTGTGAAATGATTTCTGATCGTGGAATTATTTACGGAAATAAAAAAACTTTGAGCATGATGAACGTTGATGCTCACGAACATCCAATGAGTATTCAAATTTTTGGTGGCACTAAAGAAACTTTGGTTGAAGCTGCCAAATTTGTGGACCAAAACACCGCCGCTGATATTATAGATATCAACATGGGATGTCCAGTAAATAAAGTGGTAAATACTGAAGCAGGTGCTCGCTGGTTATTGGATCCAAATAAGGTTTACGAAATGGTTTCGTACGTTACGGATGCGGTTAAAAAGCCTGTTACGGTGAAGATGAGAACTGGTTGGGATTCTGATCATATTTTTGCTGTTGAGAATGCGCTAGCTGCCGAACGTGCTGGAGCAGCAGCACTCGCGATGCATGGCCGTACTCGAAAACAAATGTATACAGGACATGCTGATTGGAATATTTTAAAAGATGTTGCTGGTCAGTTGCATATTCCATTTATGGGAAATGGCGATGTAAAAACTCCAGAGGATGCCAAACGGATGCTAGATGAAGTGGGCGCAGATTCTGTGATGATGGGCCGTGCTGTTTTGGGGAATCCTTGGGAGTTAGCCAGGGTCAAAGCCTACCTTGAAACAGGTGAGTTGATCGCAGAACCAACACCTTCTGAAAAGATTAAGATTGCAAAAGAACATTTGCACGGCTTAGTAGAACTTAAGGGTGATAATATTGGTCCACGTGAATTTAGAACCCAGGCAGCATATTACTTAAAAGGGATTCCACGTTCGGCAAGAACAAAGGTTGCTCTTAATAGTGCAGATACAGAACAAGAAATGATTGAAATTTTTAATCAATTTGAAGATAAAATTATGAGTAGGGTTTAA
- the lysS gene encoding lysine--tRNA ligase, with protein sequence MNDQLRVRREKMDELREKGIDPFGHRFERTYLAGDLHKEFGDLGKEALEEKNIVATIAGRMMSKRRKGKVAFADIKDRSGKIQLYVRKDEVGEDQYEIFKRSDIGDFFGITGEVMKTDMGELTIKVTELTFLTKALRPLPEKFHGLQNVEQIYRQRYLDLISNDDSMDRFKKRSKIVSAVRRYLDGDGFTEVETPVLHTQAGGANARPFITHHNALDIDLYLRIALELHLKRLIVGGMERVYEIGRVFRNEGIDTRHNPEFTMLESYAAYYDFHDVMDETEGIFKAAVKAVSDDGKITYQGTELDLGQEFGRMHMVDAIKKFTGIDFWAPMSIEDAKKLADDNGIHYETWWTVGHIINEFFEEKVQDQLEQPVFIYGHPVEISPLAKKNADDPRFTDRFELYILGNEYGNAFTELNDPIDQRARFEAQVAERKAGNDEAEGIDEDYVEALEYGMPPTGGLGIGIDRLVMLLTDAPSIRDVLLFPTMRPID encoded by the coding sequence ATGAACGATCAATTAAGGGTTCGTCGTGAAAAAATGGACGAGTTAAGAGAAAAGGGAATTGATCCCTTTGGACATCGTTTTGAGCGTACTTATTTAGCTGGAGATTTACACAAAGAATTTGGCGATCTAGGTAAGGAAGCCTTAGAAGAAAAAAACATTGTAGCGACGATCGCTGGTCGTATGATGTCGAAACGTCGCAAGGGTAAAGTTGCCTTTGCGGATATTAAGGATCGTTCTGGTAAAATTCAACTTTATGTCCGTAAAGATGAGGTTGGAGAAGACCAATACGAAATCTTTAAACGTTCGGATATCGGTGACTTTTTTGGTATTACCGGCGAAGTCATGAAGACGGATATGGGAGAGCTGACAATCAAAGTAACTGAGCTAACTTTCCTAACTAAAGCACTTCGCCCATTGCCCGAAAAGTTTCATGGCCTACAAAATGTTGAACAAATTTATCGTCAAAGATATTTAGATTTAATTTCAAATGACGATAGTATGGATCGCTTTAAAAAACGCTCTAAGATTGTTTCTGCTGTACGTCGTTATTTGGATGGCGATGGATTTACTGAAGTGGAAACGCCGGTGCTTCATACCCAAGCTGGTGGTGCCAACGCACGTCCATTTATTACACATCATAATGCTTTGGATATCGATTTATACCTAAGAATTGCACTTGAATTACATCTTAAGAGATTGATTGTAGGTGGAATGGAACGAGTATATGAAATTGGTCGTGTATTTCGTAATGAGGGTATCGATACGCGCCATAATCCTGAGTTTACAATGTTAGAATCTTATGCAGCATACTATGATTTTCACGATGTAATGGATGAAACTGAAGGCATTTTCAAGGCAGCAGTTAAGGCTGTTTCAGATGATGGTAAGATTACATATCAAGGAACTGAGCTTGATTTAGGCCAAGAATTTGGGCGGATGCATATGGTTGACGCCATTAAGAAGTTTACTGGAATTGATTTTTGGGCACCAATGTCAATTGAAGATGCTAAAAAGTTGGCAGACGATAACGGTATTCACTACGAAACATGGTGGACAGTTGGTCATATTATTAATGAATTCTTTGAAGAAAAGGTGCAGGATCAATTGGAACAGCCAGTGTTTATTTATGGACATCCAGTCGAAATTTCTCCATTAGCTAAGAAAAATGCTGATGATCCTAGATTTACGGATCGTTTTGAGTTATACATCTTGGGTAATGAATACGGGAATGCCTTTACAGAATTAAATGATCCAATAGATCAACGCGCTCGTTTTGAAGCACAAGTAGCTGAAAGAAAAGCGGGAAATGACGAGGCGGAAGGTATTGACGAAGATTACGTTGAAGCTCTCGAATATGGCATGCCGCCAACAGGTGGGTTAGGAATTGGAATTGACCGATTGGTAATGCTATTGACGGATGCACCATCGATTCGCGATGTCCTATTGTTCCCTACTATGCGTCCAATTGATTAG
- a CDS encoding peptide MFS transporter: MNTQDNKDTAFFGQPRGLSTLFFTEMWERFSYYGMRAILLFYMYYAVSQGGLGFGKETALSIMSIYGSMVYLTSVIGGFISDRLLGSRQTVFIGGVLIMFGHIALALPFGKTALFVSILLIVLGTGLLKPNVSEMVGSLYGEQDNRRDAGFSIFVFGINLGALVAPPIVSWFGANISFHAGFSLAAIGMFFGLVQYYFGGRKYLSKDSLYPVDPIQPNEVKKFSLRIILGIIVAALVLLVMQLTGVLNIANFILILSIIAIATPIIYFIIMFSSRKVNSTERSRLWAYVLLFIAATIFWAIEEQGSAVLALFAANRTQLTYGWLHINPANFQMLNPLFIMLYTPIFAIMWTKMGSKQPSSAHKFTYGLIFTGVSYLFIALPGILFGTAGKVNPLWLVGSWAIVEIGELLISPIGLSVTTKLAPRAFASQMMSMWFLADAAGQAINAQIVRFYPGHEVAYFMWIGIVTIIFAIILFLLSPWISKKMEGIN, from the coding sequence GTGAATACTCAAGACAATAAAGATACAGCTTTCTTTGGACAGCCACGTGGGTTGTCAACGCTATTCTTTACTGAAATGTGGGAACGTTTCAGTTATTACGGAATGCGTGCTATTTTACTATTTTACATGTACTATGCCGTGTCGCAAGGTGGGCTTGGATTTGGTAAGGAAACGGCCTTATCAATCATGTCCATATACGGATCAATGGTTTACTTAACTAGTGTTATTGGTGGATTTATTAGTGACAGATTGTTAGGTAGTCGTCAAACCGTATTCATTGGCGGTGTTTTGATTATGTTTGGTCACATCGCGTTAGCCTTACCATTTGGTAAGACGGCTCTCTTTGTATCAATTTTATTGATCGTATTAGGAACAGGATTATTAAAACCTAATGTATCTGAAATGGTTGGTTCATTATATGGTGAACAAGATAATCGGCGTGATGCAGGTTTTAGTATTTTCGTTTTTGGTATTAATTTGGGTGCTTTGGTTGCTCCTCCAATCGTTTCGTGGTTTGGAGCTAATATCAGTTTTCATGCTGGATTCTCACTCGCTGCAATTGGAATGTTTTTTGGTTTGGTGCAATATTATTTTGGTGGGCGAAAATATTTAAGCAAGGATTCATTATACCCAGTTGATCCAATTCAACCGAACGAAGTTAAAAAGTTTAGTTTACGGATTATTCTTGGAATCATTGTTGCTGCACTTGTACTTCTAGTAATGCAGCTAACCGGTGTACTTAATATTGCTAACTTTATTTTGATATTAAGTATTATTGCAATTGCTACACCAATTATTTACTTCATTATTATGTTTTCAAGTCGTAAAGTTAATTCAACTGAACGATCACGTTTATGGGCTTACGTACTATTATTCATTGCTGCTACAATTTTTTGGGCAATTGAGGAACAAGGATCTGCTGTTTTGGCACTGTTTGCCGCTAATCGAACTCAGTTAACATATGGTTGGCTACATATTAACCCAGCCAATTTCCAAATGCTTAATCCTTTGTTCATTATGTTATACACACCTATTTTTGCAATTATGTGGACTAAGATGGGATCTAAGCAACCTTCCTCAGCACATAAGTTTACGTATGGTTTAATCTTTACAGGTGTTTCCTATCTCTTTATCGCACTTCCCGGTATTTTGTTTGGAACAGCTGGCAAAGTTAATCCACTTTGGTTGGTAGGTAGTTGGGCGATTGTTGAAATTGGTGAACTTTTAATTTCACCAATTGGTTTATCTGTAACTACTAAACTGGCGCCAAGGGCTTTTGCTTCCCAGATGATGAGTATGTGGTTTTTAGCAGATGCTGCTGGTCAAGCTATTAACGCGCAGATAGTTCGCTTCTATCCAGGGCATGAGGTTGCATATTTCATGTGGATTGGAATCGTTACAATTATTTTTGCGATTATCCTGTTCTTACTATCACCATGGATTAGTAAGAAGATGGAAGGTATTAATTAA
- a CDS encoding metallophosphoesterase, whose product MKIAITSDNHFDVNKLDPSQMMLEQAGYLKEQHIDIYLIIGDLFNDFTKTLNYVHDLQNLLNKTTTVYFIAGNHDMLNGVSYEELENLKDSAYLHNRFIDVPGTDWRIVGNNGWYDYSLASNMPEKTADDFLKWKRSFWIDAKIKQPMNDIERMDIVLQQTKEQFEKAKDKKVVYITHFVPNEHFIRFTDDNRFWNMANGVMGSKRLGNLIAEYQTEYVGFGHMHRHFKDFKSDGTLFFNTAVGYHLKRINEWTFGDFITEWKSRLKILDLK is encoded by the coding sequence ATGAAAATTGCGATTACTAGTGATAATCATTTTGATGTTAACAAGCTTGATCCTTCTCAAATGATGTTGGAACAAGCAGGGTATCTAAAAGAGCAACATATTGATATTTATTTAATTATTGGGGATCTTTTTAATGACTTCACAAAAACGCTTAACTATGTTCATGATTTACAAAATCTGTTAAATAAGACTACGACTGTGTATTTTATTGCTGGAAATCACGATATGTTAAACGGAGTTTCTTATGAAGAGCTTGAAAATTTGAAAGATAGTGCGTATTTGCATAATCGGTTTATAGACGTTCCTGGGACGGATTGGCGGATTGTTGGGAACAATGGGTGGTACGATTATTCATTGGCCTCAAACATGCCGGAAAAGACTGCTGATGACTTTTTAAAATGGAAGAGATCATTCTGGATTGATGCTAAAATAAAACAACCCATGAACGACATCGAGAGAATGGATATCGTATTACAGCAAACAAAGGAACAATTTGAAAAAGCCAAGGATAAAAAAGTCGTTTATATAACACACTTTGTACCTAACGAGCACTTTATTAGGTTTACAGATGATAATCGTTTTTGGAATATGGCAAATGGGGTTATGGGAAGCAAAAGACTTGGAAATTTGATTGCAGAGTATCAAACGGAATATGTAGGATTTGGCCATATGCATCGGCACTTTAAGGACTTTAAGTCAGATGGAACATTATTTTTTAATACGGCTGTAGGGTATCATCTTAAGCGAATTAATGAGTGGACTTTTGGTGATTTCATAACTGAATGGAAGAGTCGTTTAAAAATTTTGGATTTAAAATGA